A stretch of the Streptomyces sp. NBC_00078 genome encodes the following:
- a CDS encoding DUF349 domain-containing protein has product MSSDPWGRVDETGTVYVRTAEGEQVVGSWQAGSPEEALAYFERKYEGLVVEIGLLEKRVKTTDLSAKDAQTAIDHIREQVDAHHAVGDLAALRTRLDKLVQTVDARREERKQQRAKQSDEARHAKEDLVTEAEQLAQSDQWRSAGERLRALVDTWKGLPRLDRKSDDELWHRFSHARSAFSKRRKAHFASLDAQREEARRTKERLVAEAEALSGSTDWGPTAARYRDLMTEWKAAGRAQREHEDDLWNRFRGAQDVFFAARSSVFAERDAEQSENLKLKEELAGEAEKILPVTDLKAARAAFRSVNERWEAIGHVPRDARPKVEGRMHAVERAIQEAEEADWRRTNPEARARAEGLTGQLQAAVDKLRGQIEQARTQGNNSRADKLERELEGRQALLDQALKGLHEFGG; this is encoded by the coding sequence GTGAGCAGCGACCCGTGGGGCCGCGTCGACGAGACGGGGACCGTGTACGTGCGTACGGCCGAGGGCGAGCAGGTCGTCGGTTCCTGGCAGGCCGGCTCCCCTGAGGAGGCGTTGGCCTACTTCGAGCGCAAGTACGAGGGCCTGGTTGTCGAGATCGGCCTCCTCGAGAAGCGCGTGAAGACCACCGACCTGTCCGCGAAGGACGCGCAGACCGCCATCGACCACATCCGCGAGCAGGTCGACGCGCACCACGCGGTCGGCGATCTGGCCGCCCTGCGGACTCGTCTGGACAAGCTGGTCCAGACCGTCGATGCGCGTCGTGAGGAGCGCAAGCAGCAGCGGGCGAAGCAGTCGGACGAGGCTCGGCACGCCAAGGAGGATCTGGTCACCGAGGCGGAGCAGCTGGCGCAGTCCGACCAGTGGCGGTCGGCCGGTGAGCGGCTGCGGGCGCTGGTGGACACCTGGAAGGGTCTGCCGCGCCTGGACCGCAAGTCGGACGACGAGCTGTGGCATCGCTTCTCGCATGCCCGGTCGGCGTTCTCCAAGCGTCGCAAGGCCCACTTCGCTTCGCTGGACGCGCAGCGCGAGGAGGCCCGCAGGACGAAGGAGCGGCTGGTCGCCGAGGCCGAGGCGCTGTCCGGCTCGACGGACTGGGGTCCGACGGCGGCGCGCTACCGCGACCTGATGACGGAGTGGAAGGCCGCGGGCCGCGCCCAGCGCGAGCACGAGGACGACCTGTGGAACCGCTTCCGTGGCGCCCAGGACGTGTTCTTCGCCGCCCGCAGTTCGGTCTTCGCCGAGCGGGACGCCGAACAGTCGGAGAACCTGAAGCTCAAGGAGGAGCTGGCCGGGGAGGCCGAGAAGATCCTCCCGGTCACGGACCTGAAGGCGGCCCGCGCCGCGTTCCGCTCGGTCAACGAGCGGTGGGAGGCCATCGGCCATGTGCCGCGCGACGCCCGGCCGAAGGTCGAGGGCCGGATGCACGCCGTCGAGCGCGCCATCCAGGAGGCCGAGGAGGCCGACTGGCGCCGGACGAACCCGGAGGCACGCGCGCGTGCCGAGGGTCTGACCGGCCAGCTCCAGGCGGCCGTGGACAAGCTGCGGGGCCAGATCGAGCAGGCCCGGACCCAGGGCAACAACTCCAGGGCCGACAAGCTCGAACGGGAGCTGGAGGGCCGCCAGGCACTCCTGGACCAGGCACTCAAGGGCCTGCACGAGTTCGGCGGCTGA
- a CDS encoding replication-associated recombination protein A — protein sequence MEPDLFTAAAEERQEKDPAGSPLAVRMRPRTLDEVVGQQHLLKPGSPLRRLVGEGAGGPAGPSSVLLWGPPGTGKTTLAYVVSKATDKRFVELSAITAGVKEVRAVIDGARRATGGYGKETVLFLDEIHRFSKAQQDSLLPAVENRWVTLIAATTENPYFSVISPLLSRSLLLTLEPLTDDDVRGLLKRALSDERGLKGAVTLPEDTEDHFVRIAGGDARRALTALEAAAGAALDKGETEISLTTLEETVDRAAVKYDRDGDQHYDVASALIKSIRGSDVDAALHYLARMIEAGEDPRFIARRLMISASEDIGLADPNALPIAVAAAQAVAMIGFPEAALTLSHATIALALAPKSNAATTAIGAAMDDIRKGLAGSVPPHLRDGHYKGAAKLGHAQGYVYPHDLAEGIAEQQYAPDAIKDREYYTPTRHGAEARYADAVEWTRKHLGRKRS from the coding sequence GTGGAGCCCGACCTGTTCACCGCCGCCGCAGAAGAACGCCAGGAGAAGGATCCGGCAGGAAGCCCCCTGGCGGTGCGGATGCGCCCGCGCACCCTCGACGAGGTGGTGGGCCAGCAGCACCTGCTCAAACCGGGCTCGCCCCTGCGCCGACTGGTCGGCGAGGGCGCGGGCGGCCCGGCCGGACCGTCCTCGGTGCTCCTCTGGGGCCCGCCCGGCACCGGCAAGACGACACTGGCGTACGTCGTCTCCAAGGCCACCGACAAGCGCTTCGTCGAGCTCTCCGCGATCACCGCGGGCGTCAAGGAGGTCCGCGCGGTCATCGACGGCGCCCGCCGCGCCACCGGCGGGTACGGCAAGGAGACCGTCCTCTTCCTCGACGAGATCCACCGCTTCAGCAAGGCCCAGCAGGACTCCCTGCTCCCGGCGGTCGAGAACCGCTGGGTGACCCTGATCGCGGCGACGACGGAGAACCCGTACTTCTCGGTGATCTCCCCGCTCCTGTCCCGCTCCCTCCTCCTCACCCTCGAACCCCTCACCGACGACGACGTCCGGGGGCTGCTCAAGCGGGCGCTGAGCGACGAGCGCGGCCTCAAGGGCGCGGTCACCCTCCCCGAGGACACCGAGGACCACTTCGTGCGCATCGCCGGCGGCGATGCCCGCCGCGCCCTGACCGCGCTGGAGGCCGCGGCCGGTGCCGCCCTCGACAAGGGCGAGACGGAGATCTCGCTGACCACCCTGGAGGAGACGGTCGACCGGGCGGCGGTGAAGTACGACCGCGACGGCGACCAGCACTACGACGTCGCCAGCGCCCTGATCAAGTCCATCAGGGGCTCGGACGTCGACGCCGCCCTGCACTATCTGGCCCGCATGATCGAGGCCGGCGAGGACCCCCGCTTCATCGCCCGCCGCCTGATGATCTCGGCGAGCGAGGACATCGGCCTGGCCGACCCCAATGCCCTGCCGATCGCCGTCGCCGCCGCCCAGGCCGTCGCCATGATCGGCTTCCCCGAGGCCGCCCTCACCCTCAGCCACGCCACCATCGCCCTCGCCCTGGCTCCGAAGTCCAACGCCGCGACGACGGCGATCGGCGCCGCCATGGACGACATACGCAAGGGACTGGCCGGATCCGTGCCGCCGCATCTGCGCGACGGCCACTACAAGGGCGCCGCCAAGCTCGGGCACGCGCAGGGGTACGTGTATCCGCACGACCTGGCCGAGGGCATCGCCGAGCAGCAGTACGCCCCGGACGCCATCAAGGACCGCGAGTACTACACACCGACCCGGCACGGAGCCGAGGCGAGATACGCGGACGCGGTCGAGTGGACCAGGAAACACCTCGGTCGTAAGCGGTCCTGA
- a CDS encoding adenine phosphoribosyltransferase yields the protein MTDIKELLLSRIRDVADYPEPGVMFKDITPLLADPAAFTALTDALAEIATNTGATKVVGLEARGFILGAPVAVRAGLGFIPVRKAGKLPGATLSQAYDLEYGSAEIEVHAEDLSADDRILIVDDVLATGGTAEASIQLIRRAGAEVAGLAVLMELGFLRGRPRLEPALAGAPLEALLQV from the coding sequence ATGACGGACATCAAGGAGCTGCTGCTCAGCCGCATCCGGGATGTGGCCGACTACCCGGAGCCGGGTGTGATGTTCAAGGACATCACCCCGCTCCTGGCGGACCCGGCGGCCTTCACGGCGCTGACGGACGCGCTGGCCGAGATCGCCACGAACACCGGTGCCACGAAGGTGGTCGGTCTGGAGGCCCGCGGCTTCATCCTCGGCGCCCCGGTCGCCGTCCGGGCCGGACTGGGCTTCATCCCGGTCCGCAAGGCGGGCAAGCTCCCCGGAGCGACGCTGAGCCAGGCCTACGACCTGGAGTACGGCTCGGCGGAGATCGAGGTGCACGCGGAGGACCTGTCCGCCGACGACCGCATCCTGATCGTCGACGACGTCCTCGCCACGGGCGGCACCGCCGAGGCCTCGATCCAGCTGATCCGCCGGGCGGGCGCCGAGGTCGCCGGCCTCGCGGTCCTGATGGAGCTGGGCTTCCTTCGTGGCCGCCCCCGCCTGGAACCGGCGCTCGCGGGCGCACCACTGGAGGCCCTGCTCCAGGTCTGA
- the hisS gene encoding histidine--tRNA ligase has protein sequence MSTFKAPKGTYDLIPPDSAKFLAVREAIAAPLRNAGYGYIETPGFESVELFARGVGESTDIVTKEMYAFETKGGDRLALRPEGTASVLRAALEANLHKLGNLPVKLWYSGSYYRYERPQKGRYRHFSQVGAEAIGAEDPALDAELIILADQAYRSLGLRNFRILLNSLGDKECRPVYRAALQDFLRGLDLDEDTLRRAEINPLRVLDDKRESVQKQLGDAPLLRDYLCDACKAYHEEVRELITAAGVAFEDDPKLVRGLDYYTRTTFEFVHDGLGSQSAVGGGGRYDGLSEMIGGPELPSVGWALGVDRTVLALEAEGVELELPSTTSVFAVPLGEEARRVLFAKVTELRKLGIATDFSYGAKGLKGAMKNANRSGARYTIVAGERDLAEGVVQLKDMESGEQTAVGVNEIVAELESRLG, from the coding sequence GTGAGCACCTTCAAGGCCCCCAAGGGCACGTACGACCTGATCCCGCCGGACAGCGCCAAGTTCCTGGCGGTCCGTGAGGCGATCGCCGCACCGCTGCGCAACGCCGGCTACGGCTACATCGAGACGCCCGGCTTCGAGAGCGTGGAGCTCTTCGCGCGCGGTGTCGGCGAGTCCACGGACATCGTGACCAAGGAGATGTACGCCTTCGAGACCAAGGGCGGCGACAGGCTCGCCCTGCGCCCCGAGGGCACCGCCTCCGTGCTGCGCGCTGCGCTGGAGGCCAACCTGCACAAGCTGGGCAACCTCCCGGTCAAGCTCTGGTACTCGGGCTCCTACTACCGCTACGAGCGCCCCCAGAAGGGCCGCTACCGGCACTTCTCGCAGGTCGGCGCCGAGGCGATCGGCGCGGAGGACCCGGCGCTGGACGCCGAGCTGATCATCCTGGCCGACCAGGCGTACCGCTCGCTGGGCCTCAGGAACTTCCGCATCCTGCTGAACAGCCTGGGCGACAAGGAGTGCCGTCCGGTGTACCGGGCGGCCCTGCAGGACTTCCTGCGCGGCCTGGACCTGGACGAGGACACCCTGCGCCGCGCCGAGATCAACCCGCTCCGCGTCCTGGACGACAAGCGTGAGTCGGTCCAGAAGCAGCTCGGGGACGCCCCGCTGCTGCGCGACTACCTCTGCGACGCCTGCAAGGCCTACCACGAAGAGGTCCGCGAGCTGATCACGGCGGCGGGCGTCGCCTTCGAGGACGACCCCAAGCTGGTGCGCGGTCTGGACTACTACACCCGTACGACCTTCGAGTTCGTCCACGACGGTCTGGGTTCGCAGTCAGCGGTGGGCGGCGGCGGCCGTTACGACGGGCTGTCGGAGATGATCGGCGGCCCCGAGCTGCCGTCCGTCGGCTGGGCCCTCGGCGTCGACCGCACCGTCCTGGCGCTGGAGGCGGAGGGCGTCGAACTCGAACTCCCCTCCACGACCAGCGTGTTCGCGGTGCCGCTGGGGGAGGAGGCGCGGCGTGTGCTGTTCGCGAAGGTCACGGAGCTGCGCAAGCTCGGCATCGCCACCGACTTCTCCTACGGCGCCAAGGGCCTCAAGGGCGCCATGAAGAACGCCAACCGCAGCGGCGCCCGCTACACGATCGTCGCCGGTGAACGCGACCTCGCCGAGGGCGTCGTCCAGCTCAAGGACATGGAGTCCGGCGAGCAGACGGCGGTCGGGGTGAACGAGATCGTGGCGGAACTGGAGTCCCGGCTCGGCTAG
- the rpsD gene encoding 30S ribosomal protein S4: MANQSRPKVKKSRALGIALTPKAVKYFEARPYPPGEHGRGRKQNSDYKVRLLEKQRLRAQYDVSERQLVRAYERASKVQGKTGEALIIELERRLDALVLRSGIARTIYQARQMVVHGHIEVNGQKVDKPSFRVRPDDVVMVRERSREKTLFSISREGGFAPDGETPRYLQVNLRALAFRLDREPNRKEIPVICDEQLVVEYYAR; encoded by the coding sequence GTGGCGAACCAGTCCCGCCCCAAGGTCAAGAAGTCGCGTGCCCTCGGCATCGCGCTGACCCCGAAGGCCGTCAAGTACTTCGAGGCCCGCCCCTACCCGCCGGGTGAGCACGGCCGTGGCCGCAAGCAGAACTCGGACTACAAGGTCCGTCTGCTCGAGAAGCAGCGTCTGCGCGCGCAGTACGACGTGTCCGAGCGTCAGCTCGTCCGCGCCTACGAGCGTGCCTCCAAGGTCCAGGGCAAGACCGGTGAGGCCCTGATCATCGAGCTCGAGCGCCGTCTCGACGCCCTGGTCCTGCGTTCGGGCATCGCCCGCACCATCTACCAGGCCCGTCAGATGGTCGTGCACGGCCACATCGAGGTCAACGGCCAGAAGGTCGACAAGCCCTCCTTCCGCGTCCGTCCCGACGACGTCGTGATGGTCCGCGAGCGCAGCCGTGAGAAGACCCTTTTCTCCATCTCCCGTGAGGGCGGCTTCGCCCCCGACGGTGAGACCCCGCGCTACCTCCAGGTGAACCTCCGCGCCCTGGCCTTCCGCCTGGACCGCGAGCCGAACCGCAAGGAGATCCCGGTGATCTGCGACGAGCAGCTCGTCGTCGAGTACTACGCCCGCTGA
- a CDS encoding vitamin K epoxide reductase family protein has product MSKTTVKDVSTEPEPAPDHDPAGPPTVGGSRAFALLLVITGAAGLLAAWVITIDKFKLLEAKVEGKTFTPGCSLNPVVSCGSVMESKQAAAFGFPNPMLGLVCYGIVICVGMSLLARARFPRWYWLTFNLGTLFGVAFCTWLQFQSLYRINALCLWCSLAWVATITMFWYVTSFNIRNDLLSAPRWLKSFFGEFTWVVPVLHVGIIGMLVLTRWWDFWTS; this is encoded by the coding sequence ATGAGCAAGACCACTGTCAAGGACGTCTCCACCGAGCCCGAGCCCGCTCCGGACCATGACCCCGCCGGACCGCCCACAGTGGGCGGCAGCCGTGCGTTCGCGCTCCTGCTGGTGATCACCGGCGCAGCCGGTCTGCTCGCCGCCTGGGTCATCACGATCGACAAGTTCAAGCTGCTTGAGGCCAAGGTCGAGGGCAAGACGTTCACCCCGGGATGCAGCCTCAACCCGGTCGTCTCCTGCGGCAGCGTCATGGAGTCGAAGCAGGCCGCCGCCTTCGGCTTCCCCAACCCGATGCTCGGCCTGGTCTGCTACGGCATCGTGATCTGCGTCGGCATGAGCCTGCTCGCCCGCGCCCGCTTCCCGCGCTGGTACTGGCTCACCTTCAACCTCGGCACGCTCTTCGGCGTGGCCTTCTGCACCTGGCTGCAGTTCCAGTCGCTCTACCGCATCAACGCGCTGTGCCTGTGGTGCTCCCTGGCCTGGGTCGCGACGATCACGATGTTCTGGTACGTGACCTCGTTCAACATCCGCAACGACCTGCTGTCCGCCCCGCGCTGGCTGAAGAGCTTCTTCGGCGAGTTCACCTGGGTCGTGCCCGTGCTGCACGTCGGCATCATCGGCATGCTCGTCCTGACCCGCTGGTGGGACTTCTGGACCAGCTGA
- a CDS encoding MBL fold metallo-hydrolase has translation MLIAGFPAGAWGTNCYLVAPAAGEECVIIDPGHQAAQGVEEALKKHRLKPVAVVLTHGHIDHVASVVPVCGAHDVPAWIHPEDRYMLADPEKALGRSIGMPLMGELTVGEPDDVKELTDGARLALAGLELSVAHAPGHTKGSVTFRMPETTEIPSVFFSGDLLFAGSIGRTDLPGGDMAEMLDSLARVCLPLEDSTVVLSGHGPQTTIGKERAANPYLRQVAAGPGAGADAPRRGM, from the coding sequence GTGCTCATTGCCGGGTTCCCCGCCGGGGCCTGGGGGACGAACTGTTATCTCGTCGCCCCCGCCGCCGGAGAGGAGTGCGTGATCATCGACCCGGGCCATCAGGCCGCCCAAGGTGTCGAGGAAGCGCTGAAGAAGCATCGGCTCAAGCCCGTCGCCGTCGTCCTCACCCACGGTCACATCGACCATGTGGCCTCGGTCGTCCCGGTATGCGGCGCGCACGACGTGCCGGCATGGATCCACCCCGAGGACCGCTACATGCTGGCTGACCCGGAGAAGGCGCTCGGCCGTTCCATCGGTATGCCGCTGATGGGCGAGCTGACGGTGGGGGAGCCGGACGACGTCAAGGAGCTGACCGATGGCGCGCGGCTCGCGCTCGCAGGTCTGGAGCTGTCCGTCGCGCACGCGCCCGGACATACCAAGGGGTCGGTGACGTTCCGGATGCCCGAGACCACGGAGATTCCTTCCGTGTTCTTCTCCGGGGATCTGCTGTTCGCCGGCTCCATCGGACGCACCGACCTGCCCGGCGGCGACATGGCCGAGATGCTCGACTCGCTGGCCCGAGTGTGCCTGCCGCTCGAGGACTCGACCGTGGTGCTGTCCGGCCACGGCCCCCAGACGACCATCGGCAAGGAGCGCGCCGCCAACCCGTATCTGCGGCAGGTGGCCGCCGGCCCGGGAGCCGGCGCCGACGCTCCCCGACGAGGAATGTGA
- a CDS encoding peptidylprolyl isomerase: MVTQEQRKRQLAREKFLRQQQRRTAARRKANMRNSVIASVLGVVVIGSVALYTTGALKDDGKAKASAETTPSAPPTSKAPDPCAKPAKGSVKKLSWKKEPALTIDKSAKYTMDLATTCGDIDIALKASAAPRTVNSFNFLVGKGYLDHTKCHRLVTQGIYVLQCGDPTGTGTGGPGYLIPDENLKDKSLKGNMYPAGTVAMANHYDPQKKQGRNTGGSQFFLVYQDSPLPPDYTPFGTISASGMKVLNKIAAAGAQAVDPTSGNSAPNATVVINKATVTKS, from the coding sequence GTGGTCACCCAGGAACAGCGGAAGCGTCAGCTCGCCCGGGAGAAGTTCTTGCGCCAGCAGCAGCGGCGTACGGCCGCGCGCCGCAAGGCGAACATGCGCAACTCGGTGATCGCGTCGGTGCTCGGCGTGGTCGTGATCGGCAGTGTGGCGCTCTACACGACCGGTGCGCTCAAGGACGACGGCAAGGCCAAGGCGAGCGCGGAGACGACGCCCAGCGCCCCCCCAACCAGCAAGGCGCCGGACCCGTGCGCGAAGCCGGCCAAGGGCTCGGTGAAGAAGCTGAGCTGGAAGAAGGAGCCGGCGCTGACCATCGACAAGTCGGCGAAGTACACGATGGATCTCGCCACGACATGCGGTGACATAGACATCGCGCTGAAGGCGTCGGCGGCGCCGCGAACCGTCAACTCGTTCAACTTCCTTGTCGGCAAGGGCTACTTGGACCACACCAAGTGCCACCGGCTGGTCACCCAGGGCATCTACGTCCTGCAGTGCGGCGACCCCACGGGCACCGGCACCGGCGGTCCCGGCTACTTGATCCCCGACGAGAACCTGAAGGACAAGAGCCTCAAGGGGAACATGTATCCGGCGGGTACGGTCGCTATGGCCAACCACTACGATCCGCAGAAAAAGCAGGGTCGCAATACCGGCGGCAGCCAGTTCTTCCTCGTCTACCAGGACAGTCCGCTGCCGCCCGACTACACCCCGTTCGGCACGATCTCCGCGTCGGGCATGAAGGTCCTGAATAAGATCGCCGCCGCTGGCGCGCAGGCCGTCGACCCCACGAGCGGCAACTCGGCGCCCAACGCAACGGTCGTGATCAACAAGGCGACGGTCACCAAATCCTGA
- a CDS encoding bifunctional (p)ppGpp synthetase/guanosine-3',5'-bis(diphosphate) 3'-pyrophosphohydrolase, translating to MPDEAQHLTAAKPESASAAAAKPAPNTPHAKNDARGPVEHAQAAPVGKSAEESRPKPSPALDSAQAAGAPSGERTAPTPPAVRPNTGQPARSGSSNRVRARLARLGVQRSNPYNPVLEPLLRIVRSNDPKIETATLRQIEKAYQVAERWHRGQKRKSGDPYITHPLAVTTILAELGMDPATLMAGLLHDTVEDTEYGLDQLRRDFGDSVALLVDGVTKLDKVKFGEAAQAETVRKMVVAMAKDPRVLVIKLADRLHNMRTMRYLKREKQEKKARETLEIYAPLAHRLGMNTIKWELEDLAFAILYPKMYDEIVRLVAERAPKRDEYLAIVTDEVQQDLRAARIKATVTGRPKHYYSVYQKMIVRGRDFAEIYDLVGIRVLVDTVRDCYAALGTVHARWNPVPGRFKDYIAMPKFNMYQSLHTTVIGPNGKPVELQIRTFDMHRRAEYGIAAHWKYKQEAVAGASKVRSDQPRTTGKDDHLNDMAWLRQLLDWQKETEDPGEFLESLRFDLSRNEVFVFTPKGDVIALPAGATPVDFSYAVHTEVGHRTIGARVNGRLVPLESTLDNGDLVEVFTSKAAGAGPSRDWLGFVKSPRARNKIRAWFSKERRDEAIEQGKDAIVRAMRKQNLPIQRILTGDSLVTLAHEMRYPDISALYAAIGEGHVSAQNVVQKLVSALGGEEAATEEIDESVPPTRSRSRKRRSNADPGVVVKGVDDVWVKLARCCTPVPGDPIMGFVTRGSGVSVHRNDCVNVGSLSREPERILEVEWAPTQSSVFLVAIQVEALDRSRLLSDVTRVLSDQHVNILSAAVQTSRDRVATSRFTFEMGDPKHLGHVLKAVRGVEGVYDVYRVTSARSRS from the coding sequence TTGCCAGACGAGGCCCAGCACCTGACCGCCGCCAAGCCCGAGTCCGCCTCGGCAGCCGCGGCCAAGCCCGCGCCGAACACACCGCACGCGAAGAACGACGCCCGCGGGCCGGTCGAGCACGCCCAGGCGGCCCCCGTAGGCAAGTCGGCCGAAGAGTCGCGCCCCAAGCCGTCCCCCGCTCTCGACTCCGCCCAAGCGGCGGGAGCCCCCTCGGGCGAGCGAACCGCACCCACGCCGCCCGCGGTCCGCCCGAACACCGGCCAGCCCGCCCGCTCCGGCTCCTCCAACCGCGTCCGCGCCCGGCTGGCTCGCCTCGGCGTCCAGCGCTCCAACCCGTACAACCCCGTGCTGGAGCCGTTGCTGCGGATAGTGCGCAGCAACGACCCGAAGATCGAGACCGCCACGCTGCGGCAGATAGAGAAGGCCTACCAGGTCGCCGAGCGCTGGCACCGCGGCCAGAAGCGCAAGAGCGGCGACCCGTACATCACCCACCCGCTGGCCGTGACCACGATCCTCGCCGAGCTGGGCATGGATCCGGCCACCCTCATGGCCGGGCTGCTGCACGACACCGTCGAGGACACCGAGTACGGCCTCGACCAGCTGCGCCGCGACTTCGGCGACTCGGTCGCGCTGCTCGTCGACGGCGTCACGAAGCTGGACAAGGTCAAGTTCGGCGAGGCGGCGCAGGCCGAGACCGTGCGCAAGATGGTCGTAGCCATGGCCAAGGACCCGCGCGTCCTGGTCATCAAGCTCGCCGACCGCCTGCACAACATGCGCACCATGCGCTACCTCAAGCGCGAGAAGCAGGAGAAGAAGGCGCGCGAGACGCTGGAGATCTACGCGCCGCTCGCCCACCGCCTCGGCATGAACACCATCAAGTGGGAGCTGGAGGACCTCGCCTTCGCGATCCTCTACCCGAAGATGTACGACGAGATCGTGCGGCTCGTCGCCGAGCGGGCGCCCAAGCGGGACGAGTACCTGGCCATAGTGACCGACGAGGTCCAGCAGGATCTGCGGGCCGCGCGGATCAAGGCCACCGTCACCGGCCGCCCGAAGCACTACTACAGCGTCTACCAGAAGATGATCGTCCGCGGACGCGACTTCGCGGAGATCTACGACCTGGTGGGCATCCGTGTACTGGTCGACACGGTCCGCGACTGCTACGCCGCCCTCGGCACCGTGCACGCGCGATGGAACCCGGTCCCCGGCCGGTTCAAGGACTACATCGCGATGCCCAAGTTCAACATGTACCAGTCGCTGCACACGACGGTCATCGGCCCCAACGGCAAGCCGGTCGAGCTGCAGATCCGCACCTTCGACATGCACCGCCGCGCCGAGTACGGCATCGCGGCGCACTGGAAGTACAAGCAGGAGGCCGTCGCCGGCGCCTCCAAGGTGCGCTCGGACCAGCCGAGGACCACCGGCAAGGACGACCACCTCAACGACATGGCGTGGCTGCGCCAACTCCTCGACTGGCAGAAGGAGACGGAGGACCCCGGCGAGTTCCTGGAGTCCCTGCGCTTCGACCTGTCGCGCAACGAGGTCTTCGTCTTCACGCCGAAGGGCGACGTGATAGCGCTGCCGGCCGGTGCCACCCCGGTGGACTTCTCGTACGCGGTGCACACCGAGGTCGGCCACCGGACCATAGGAGCGCGGGTCAACGGCAGGCTCGTACCGCTCGAATCCACCCTGGACAACGGCGACTTGGTGGAGGTCTTCACCTCCAAGGCGGCCGGCGCGGGCCCGTCCCGCGACTGGCTGGGCTTCGTGAAGTCGCCGCGTGCCCGCAACAAGATCCGGGCCTGGTTCTCCAAGGAGCGCCGCGACGAGGCGATCGAGCAGGGCAAGGACGCCATCGTCCGCGCGATGCGCAAACAGAACCTGCCGATCCAGCGCATCCTCACCGGCGATTCACTCGTCACGCTCGCGCACGAGATGCGTTACCCGGACATCTCCGCGCTGTACGCGGCGATCGGCGAGGGCCATGTCTCCGCGCAGAACGTCGTGCAGAAGCTCGTTTCCGCACTCGGCGGCGAGGAGGCCGCCACCGAGGAGATCGACGAGTCGGTCCCGCCGACCAGGAGCCGCAGCCGCAAGCGCCGCTCCAACGCCGACCCGGGCGTCGTCGTCAAGGGTGTCGACGACGTGTGGGTCAAGCTGGCCCGCTGCTGTACGCCGGTCCCCGGTGACCCCATCATGGGTTTCGTCACGCGCGGTAGTGGCGTATCGGTTCATCGCAACGACTGCGTGAACGTGGGCTCACTGTCCCGCGAGCCCGAGCGCATCCTCGAGGTCGAGTGGGCGCCCACCCAGTCCTCGGTCTTCCTGGTCGCCATCCAGGTCGAGGCACTGGACCGCTCCCGGCTCCTGTCGGACGTCACCCGCGTCCTGTCCGACCAGCACGTCAACATCCTGTCCGCGGCCGTCCAGACCTCCCGCGACCGGGTCGCCACCTCACGCTTCACCTTCGAGATGGGCGACCCGAAGCACCTCGGCCACGTTTTGAAGGCTGTGCGGGGCGTGGAGGGCGTGTACGACGTGTACCGGGTGACGTCGGCGCGCAGCAGGTCGTAG